The genomic window TGCGTTATGGATACAGACTTAAGCAGCCGTAATTTGCTCACTGTGCATTATGCCAACTTAACAGTTTACTTTCCAAAgtgatttaaagttttacaaCTAAACAGCATCAATTAGAGTTGCACagtataataaaatgtaaatgaaatttACTGGGATGTGACGTTTGAAAAGTGATGTTTCAAATGCTATGCATTAAAATTGTGCTTTCCTGTTAAGAGTTTGCAATTTGCATGATCTTTTGCATCAGTTGTCATTGTTGCACAATGTAATAACACAATGATAATGCTATATTTGTCTAATGTCATGCAGCACTCTTATCAATGTACTTGCAGAGCTCAACATGGATCCTatagtttctgtttctggtgaAGATGCCCCAAACAGGCGGATAATGATGTCTGGTTTTCTTTGACATCTGACTTACTGATCCCTTGACTGATTCATTTTCCCCCTGAGGTCTACAGCACTTAAAAGACAAAGATGTGCTGTAGGTACTTTGATATAGTtttgaattcaatttaaaaaaattaagaaatgacTAGTTGTTGATTGATGTCAACAAGCTTTGCTTTGCTACTTATAGTTTAAGTAAAAGGGGCATTGTACATAGAGGAATATTCTCAGTGGATGATGAACAGGTGAGATTCCTGTTCAGTTAAAAATCTAGACAGAAAATCATGAGATACTTTACTGatttagttttggtttcattCTTTTAAGTCATGCATGATCTTTCAGCGAGATACAGAGAGAATCAATTGTGATTAAAAAGTAGTAtgtccaaaaaatatatatattttacatttttgtatcgCTTCGCTTCACTGCTGAAACACAATCAGAAGTGTTGATACCAATGCACAAAAGTGTGGGAAGGTGCCACACTGGTAGGTTTACAACTAGTAGATGCCAAGTTGCTTCGCTTCCCTAAGCATGCTGTTATCCTTGTAGCAGtctaaaatcacttttttcacGCAATTTACTCAACTATGTAATGTTGTCACTTCCCAGAGGAAATGTTAGTAAGTctagttaaaaaaatttttttggttGAGGCATGAAAAGTTATAAGAACTCTTTTGGTCTACTCCAAGAAGCTGAACACTCCAGGGTATTTTATAAGCTAAAAGATTATATCAGCTCAGAGCCTTTTGCATTTTTCACTGAAGTTTAATCTGTGGGGTAGATTAGGCAAATTAAGTCTTCCACAGTGTCTGCTATGGCCCTCACTGAAGTGTTTGGAGCTGCACCGATCAAACGGTAGTCTTCAAAGGAGTCAATTAAGGAAGTGTGCTTAAACTGCATGGAAGTAAAAAAGACAGTTCGTATTACATGTTTtataagtattttaaaataatctcgAAAGTACTGTATTGCTtaataactattttattttctcacattgGACCAAGTCCTCCCATCTGATTGAATCAAACATCAGTCGCTGTGTTTGGTTGCAGTGTgcaaatggcaacatttcaCTTTAAAGTTAGCACATTTTATGAGCTGCTactcagaataaaaataaactgaaatgatcaGAGCTGCAACAAATTAGTGAAATCTGTAGCCGTTCTAGGGTCGTTGCACTGGTGGTGCTTTTTCTATATagtcatttgtttatttatttttattattaactaGTGGTTAATCTTTTTTGTTGATTAACCACTAGAATTAAAACACTAAGCTAATAATAtagccattttaaaaactgttttttaaagacacttatttcagtttaacatttattaagTCATACATCGCAGCTGACTCAGTTGCCATCACTCATTCTTCTTTACAGCTGTGAAATCGAACGAAAATATTAACAGTACCGTATTTCTACCGCTACTTTAAGAAGCACAGAAATTGGCTTGTATGATAAATGTAAGCTGCTGTTGGCTCATGCAGCTGAGCTAACCACAAATGATGCAATCAGTTGGCACAGCACAGGCACTCTGCCCCTCTAAGATCGCTCCCTTCTATTAGCTCTAATGCAGGCTGCAATCATTGGGTATATTTTCACACAACCACAAATGCAAAACCGACTGTTGATTTACTTCATTTTYTATCAAACAAccttgctttttatttaaattttatgcaGACAGAGCAGAAGAATGATGTTATTTAACCAACACCCTGGATGAACATTTTGTAACAGGTTTTTTCCCACTTCTACTTCTGTTTGTGGTATTCAAAATaggatattttctgtcattaaacTCTAAAGTTTTAAACAAGATMTCAGTCAAGCATTTGGAGGACTGAAGGGAGGRTTTGACAWTAAACTTCCTTTTCTGGACTCWGTGCTGACCCACTTTTTCTTCTTAGTTTCTATTGGTTTAACCTACAAATCATCTCGTCTTATCTCTGAATKCTCGAGCATAGTAAATCATCCAAATTATCTTCTTCATGGATATCTTGAAGATGGTCCCTTTGAAAGCCTCATTATCCRTTTTTGCCTGTCTCTGTAGTTAGGGTGTGTCTCCAAAActaataaacaatttattttaatggaatCCTGGAAACTGAAGTAATCTTTCACCCACAACATCTGCAGTTTTATGTACATCATAAATTGCTTTATTTAATGCATGGATGGAGTTTCAGAGAAGTggaattaaattatattttccaaaTACAAACTTTTCTGGGACATGTTGCCCTTCAAAACAtcacaaagcataaaaaactgTATGCCTTAAGAAGCCATCAAAAATTGTCTGCATGAACTTTGCTGTTTCTAGCGGCTAAGGGGCACCAAAAgggacataaaataaaacatgttaaacatcTAATTATAAGTCTGGCTTTAAGCATCGCTCCAATTTGAGGGTGCAGGTTCCTTTTGAACTCCCTATGCTACTTCCTCTCTGTCCCTGGGGCACAGAGGAAGTAGCAGCAGATGTGTTACGCTATAACAGACACCGTGACAACACTACTGGTCTTTAAGTTCCCTCTGCATTAGCACAAACCACCCAGCATATGTACTTCACAGCTTAATGAACTGCTGCYACAAATCCTCACCACCTCAGTTTATCCTGTAACCACAATGTCTCATAATACAAAGAGGcagtcatgtttattttattaattacaaGAGTtgagatgtttggtttttattactATATTCTAAACATAGTAATAAAAGTGGAGAGTCRTGCTTTTATAATTTAAAGCTGTGGTTCCCGAAGTTTTATTACAAGTGTTGCATTGGTAAAgagcatgtttgtttgtttttttcaagttGTGCCATCCtgtcaaagtttttttaaaaccttgtcattttttttttattattttggatgCATTCTCTAGTTCTATCTTCAGATGTAAGCTTAACACAGCATAAGTAGTTGCTCTCATTTGTTCTTGCTCTACCACTATCTGTCTCCATGCATGCTGGGAATCATAGACATTTTctacactttatttatttattgaagttAACATCGGTTTGCTTGaacatctgttttcttttggctttttgttttccattaaacaaaGCCGTTAGCTGAAGCCTGAGGTCCATCTGAGGAGTGATGAAGCTCAGGTTCCACCACTACTACTTTCATCACAGTTTATAAAAACTTTCTGTAATGAATTTGCTGAAAATGCATCAGAAGATTTCTGATTGAGGCATTTAAAAGACATTTCATAGAAACCACAAAATTATTATGACCAACTGAAGCAACATGTTATTTTTCCTCGCAGCATAAAYTCTGTCCAgaacaatattataatttaccTTGCTTTGTTCATGTTGGGCTTTTTTGGTTATGCAACCAACATGATTTAGTTACTGTGATGCAGTGACACTGACCTCTAGTGGTTACRYTGGTCTTCTAAATCTAGgccatgttttgaatttgtgcaTACACTCCCCCCCTCATGCTTGTTATATCAGCACGTGTAGTGAAACGCGTTATCTGTTGAAACTGGTTGTGATTGGCCCActcactgtttgttttcagtctgtcCTCTTGGTCACAGTCTGTGACCAATCAGAAGCTGCATGACGAGGCAACATCTTGAAATCACAAGCACTGGCAACAAGGATGCTGTTGGTTTTCAATGATTCCTCAGCCAGCCTGGGTACAGAAATGTGCATCACTTTGTCTGCTAATGACAGATGGCTCCATCTGATCTATAAAGCCACTATTAGACTACATGTTCTTTTAAAAGgaggtttttttaatcataacaTATCCTGTATTGTGCTCACCAACATTTCTTTGTTGTATAAATCAATGACTTATTCATCAATAAGGAAACAGAAATAGTTTCTTTATTGATTAGTAGAGATGTCTATTGAAAGTGAAGGGGACAGAACAAATGAGGGCGGGAGCAGAGACggagtgtgtgttggtgtgtggatgtgtgagagagatggagagagagagagaactaGCTATAAAACAGACTTTGGACTCCAAGCAGCTCAGTCAGAGACAGCTGTGCAGGACGAAGCTCTGCTTCTACGCGAGGCTCGTAACATTCTGACAAGCACAACGtgctttatttgcttttcctggaaaacagatttttaatcaGAATAAGCCAGGATGGCGACCATGTTCAGATATCCTGTCTTTCCTCATCTGCAGGGTGAGTTACTTGAGAAATCAGTTCTGTACAGTTTgtacactttgtttttatggtaTTTATTAGTAGATTTCTTAAATCTTTTGTGAtgctttaatacattttaatggagGAAATTGACTTTTATGCTGTTTCATAAGCATCTTTGAACCATCTGTCCAGATTTAAGATGTGTAAACAGTAGCTTCAATAAAAAGTTATATATTGTGAGGTTAAGTGCACTCTGATAAGGACAGCAATCCAACTTGCAGTAAAACTTACCCATGCTTGTTTATATCATGtttgatgaataaattaatGAGAAACAATTTCCCACACGCCAGCTGTGCTGGTAACTGTTAAATTGCATAACTTCCTCCAGAAAGTGgacaaaaaacttttattttaaaagatttttttttttaagaataaaactgTTAATTGTGGATCTTGGAcaaatctttatattttaatattcatgtATATTTGGGAAATAAGTAGCCCTTATTTTGTATAGTTTAATTAACGTTTTGGCCAAAGGTCCATAAGCAACATCTGGAGTGTTTAAAACAtgcatcaaaatgtatttgtatctGATTCTGTGCTGTCTGGGTAAATCTGTTGTGTTGCAGATGTTTCTTTTACCACATGACAGGAGAATGAAATGTTCAACCTCACTCAGTCTGGAACAATTATGTAATGTCATCACCGAGTCCCCTGATGTCAATTCAGAAACTTATGTCAGAGTTTTCGGAACAGTTTTCCATTAGGATTTGAAAAgattgttgatttttaaaaaaggggggGTTTCTCTCTGATATGCTTGTTATGATAGTTGTTATGATGTGGTTGCAGGATTCTGGTTTGTTAGAGAGCATGATTATTGAATACTCATTTCATTTACTGTATATAGATCTGTGTTTAttgtattaaataaacaaaaattaaagctcaactttaaaatctataattatagatttttaagtaaactaaaaaaaaatctgtattttaaaataaaaataaaacttatattattgttattattatcattagtATATCTTAAATCTTATCATTTTATATTATAATCACACTAAACCTTAATGTTCAAAAATTGCTGGTAtgagttagcttttttttttttttttcctgtatctAAATCCGTTTCCCAGCTAGACTTGTTACAACGTGTCATTTTCTCATTGTCCTCTGTCTCTGCAGATCCGTGTGGTCCTGGAAGGAGTGTCATGGCAGAACCGGACTACCTGGAGGGAGACTGTGATGAGCTCATCCAACCCAAAAAGCTGATTAATCCAGTCAAGAGCTCCCGAAACCACCAGGACCTACACAGAGAGCTTATTATGAACCAAAAGAGGTCAggagataaataaataagcttcCAGTCCCTTCGTTTTCTCTAATGCCCTCATTCCTATCTGTTTGCTTGTGGGTAGGAACACTTTTTATCAGTTTGtgactgcaataaaatatatcaaagtgTGAGTCCCATGGATTTTAAAGATAGTGATTTAGTCATTTATGGCTCAGTAAAACTTTGTAGCTGGTCGTTACCTTGGTAATGCCATAACAATCACAAaacagggggggaaaaaacattagACTGCATCCAGATCCTCGCTAATGTAGTTTCATCTTTACTAATGGAGGAGTAAAGATGAAGCAGGGACGTTAACTGGATTCAGTTAACATCCCTGCTGGTGTTCTAATCCTCTGCAGACGGAGCTGATGCTTTTGCTGTGTCACTTTGGCTGAGCTCACTGATTCAACCTCCAGCAGCATCATTAATTGGCTTAATATGCAAAACTTTCACCAGAagtattacattaaaaaaaagtattgtcaAAAATGGTTATGTAAAAGTCCCACGCAAATGCAAAAGCACCTGATTGCTTGTTGTTTTATGGCGATATGAACGCCCATCTGTGTGAatgtaaatacacacacagcGCCTGTGATCATCCTATCAGcactgaatgtttgttttttttctctcaccgTGCGGCAGTGGCCACTTTGTGCCTGAGCTATAAATAGCAGTGTAAATACTCATGATGCTGACAGCTGCTCCATCACAGCATCCCTGCTCTGTCTTTGAACAGGTCAAAGACTGGGATCCAATTTGTAACAATGAAATCACAACAAGatttagtgggaaaaaaatagtaatactAAGTTGACTTTCTAAATGGTGCAGAGTATTGTTTCTATGGGTCTAGACAGGCTGAAGTGCGATTTCTGGGGGAGATGAAATGGTTTGATTGGGCTTTTAGCACATTctgatataaagaaatgttgctTTCACAGTGGATTAGTCATAGTGATGATAGTGTGGAGGAGAGGCAGGGAGGGGTgcgtggatggatggatggatgcatggatggatagatagatgaataaaaaagagaagaaaaaacatgttatgtAATCAAGATTACAAAACAGTCTCCAGCTGAGAGCCTTTCTCTGCCTCTGCTACCTTGGCGACAGTGACCCTACCCCACGGAAACCCTTAAAGAGCAATGTGTGAGAATGTCAGAAattgtgtctctttttgttAGGAGATGTGCATGTGGATGAGATTGTGGGTGGGAAAGGGGGGGGAGGTTGAACTGCTACTGATTATGTAAAAGCAGAGTGATGTAAGCATCGTTACAGTCTGTACTGGAAACCTTAAAGCTGCCCAGTCACGTCTCTTTATCGTCTGCTTCGCCTCAGCGTTGCTAAGTGCTTtcataagacataaaaaaaaaaaaacagtcagattAACTGCAGCAGTGACTCTACAGAAAGTGAtgtctttttgtaatttaactccCGCTGCATCTTGGAACATTTTGAGCCCAGTTATGTAATCCGTAGGATCTAATCATGCATKTAATTAAGATGCTGCTGGTGCTGTACTGTGGGCAGGTAGAAAGACTTTCAGTCAGGTTTCAGTTCAGAAAGCAAACGGTCACGAGAGAAGtctgatcatctgaatcagaaggtttttaaattaaaatgacggATGGACTATAATGAAGCACAGCCTGTCACAGTAAGAAGTGACGTTGCTGTGGGAGCTTTGKKtgttgtttttctcttttccagtCAGTCTCTCTCCTTATTCTTCTGTTTAACAATCTCAGCTCTCCTCCCCCACGTTTTCTTTAACTTGGAGAAGTTTGGTAGATTACATAACTTTGTTCCTCTTGGCAAAACGATCTCACATTTTCTTAAGATGACTAATCYGTCTAGTTTCCCTTTAGCTTATTTGAGAGAATGGGAGGATAGTTTACAGTAAGCAAGCAAGCAactacagtgccttgcagaaCTATTCAGACCCCTTGAACCTTTGAgtattttgttacttttcaaCCTGAAGACTTTCATGTATTATGTCAGGATTTATTGTGACGAAACAAAGTAATGCCTTGTTgtaaagctgaagaaaaagaatgcacattaaaaaaaaaaattcttcataggagtaaaatgttaaattatagTGTGTGTAAATGTTCACCACCACCACTTTCTACATTTGTAGAGCTGGTGAAGACATACCCCAAAATACTACAAAAACTTGATTCATGGGAGKAAATATGAaccttaaatgtttcagatttttatttgcaggttCTGAAAAACAATATACTGTCTTTATTCATTtcaattatgtgctacttttttTTAGTGCATATAATCCCTCTATTGAAGTTGgtgtaataaaatgtgaaagagttgaatgggtgtgaatacttttgtttcTCGGACACAATCTCAAATTGCCTTAAAATCATACTTTTTTTGGAAACGTGATCGTCATGTAATCCAGATGATGTAACACAGATATAGTTTACTAACTAGAATGAGGTCATGATGTTCATCTGTTCTGAATAAATCTCYCAGAAAATCGCCCCCTAAATGCGTTCCGGAAATTCCATAAGCTTGTAGTACCACAGATTTGTTTAAGCTTGTTTYGTGAAACATGTTGTCTCTTACTGATTCGCTGCTCTCTCTGTCTGTTGTAAAGGGGCCTTGCTCCTCAGAACAAGCCAGAGCTCCAGAAGGTTCtagagaagaggaagagagaacaAGTTATCAAGGCCCaaaaggaggagcaggaggctCACAAGAAGAGAAGCGACCTGGAAATAGAGCTCATGAAAAGACAACAGAAACTAGAGCAGGTAAATCTTCTAACATatcactcagtttttttttctaccactccaagttcatttttaatggTAYActgatttatttgctttcttcATTTCCGTCGCCCAGCTTGAACTGGAGCAGCAGAAAATTCAGGAGGAGCAGGAAAACACCCCTGAGTTTGTGAAGATGAAGGGCAACCTGCGCCGCACCAAGCAGGAAGCCGGCGGTGAGGAGCAAGCCACCTAAAATCCAGCCGGGGTGTCTGGGTCTGGCTGACTGAGAAGCCAAGGAGTGTGTGTTGTGTCTGTGGTAACACGGTGGTGACCTGACCAAGATGAGCCTCTTGGCGTTCCTTTACCCAGCTGTTCCTTCCTGCAGCGAGGAGAGAGACTTTAGAGACTAAAGACCCCCCACCCAACCCCCTACTTTCTCCCTGCAATGGACCGCCAGCACTCGCACCTGTCCAGCAGTACGCAGCACCCCCACTCACAGGAGGCACCTAACAGACATGTTACACGCTTTTCAACACGGGCCACCAAGCTTCCAATGAGCTCTAGTGGAGGAAATGAACCAAACCCAATctgtctttgctctttttctcctctgcGAGCTGTCGTTTCTATTTCCTGTTATCAGTGTTGTCATTATTGTTTTCGTTGCTCATATTCACAatcatagaaaaaaatcaaaaagtggACACTGGATGGACTCTTAAAgctgtgtaaaataaaagccaaacaaatgtgctttttgttatttatgttGGTAGCTTTTAGCCCAGGTGTAGGGGAGGACACTTTTAgtcattctgtgttttattttgttttacagcataGCATATAAAGCCAGAACAGGACAAAGGGAGTGTGAGGTTGTGTGAAaatatgctttgttttattttattttatttttttaaatgtacatgaTATTTCCTCAGCTAATGCAATTTTAAGCAATAGTAGAACTCCCAGGCATGAGAGggattttttctttatatattctattgttttgtatgaaaaaatgtgttacttaataaataatttacattttatttggctaatatgcatgtttgttttctgtgtgggTAAAACCATGTAAGGTAGGCATTGGGAGAACCTGCTAATCCAACACAAAGGCTCTGAGTTGACACTCTCGTCTATTCACTTTGAAATAGGACACCAATCCCTTGTAATCCTGCAAGGAATAAGTGACTGTGGAAAGTGGTTAATTCTAAAATAAGTATCCCTAACAAGTCAACAGCCTGATGAACGCTGTTGATTTTCCATTTGATTTCACACACAACTGTTCATTATAgtggaaatagatttttttaaacaactacTAATccattaaaattatataaatttcccttctcaccctccgcgggtggtctgtttcatcctctgagctcgggtcctctaccagagNNNNNNNNNNNNNNNNNNNNNNNNNNNNNNNNNNNNNNNNNNNNNNNNNNNNNNNNNNNNNNNNNNNNNNNNNNNNNNNNNNNNNNNNNNNNNNNNNNNNNNNNNNNNNNNNNNNNNNNNNNNNNNNNNNNNNNNNNNNNNNNNNNNNNNNNNNNNNNNNNNNNNNNNNNNNNNNNNNNNNNNNNNNNNNNNNNNNNNNNNNNNNNNNNNNNNNNNNNNNNNNNNNNNNNNNNNNNNNNNNNNNNNNNNNNNNNNNNNNNNNNNNNNNNNNNNNNNNNNNNNNNNNNNNNNNNNNNNNNNNNNNNNNNNNNNNNNNNNNNNNNNNNNNNNNNNNNNNNNNNNNNNNNNNNNNNNNNNNNNNNNNNNNNNNNNNNNNNNNNNNNNNNNNNNNNNNNNNNNNNNNNNNNNNNNNNNNNNNNNNNNNNNNNNNNNNNNNNNNNNNNNNNNNNNNNNNNNNNNNNNNNNNNNNNNNNNNNNNNNNNNNNNNNNNNNNNNNNNNNNNNNNNNNNNNNNNNNNNNNNNNNNNNNNNNNNNNNNNNNNNNNNNNNNNNNNNNNNNNNNNNNNNNNNNNNNNNNNNNNNNNNNNNNNNNNNNNNNNNNNNNNNNNNNNNNNNNNNNNNNNNNNNNNNNNNNNNNNNNNNNNNNNNNNNNNNNNNNNNNNNNNNNNNNNNNNNNNNNNNNNNNNNNNNNNNNNNNNNNNNNNNNNNNNNNNNNNNNNNNNNNNNNNNNNNNNNNNNNNNNNNNNNNNNNNNNNNNNNNNNNNNNNNNNNNNNNNNNNNNNNNNNNNNNNNNNNNNNNNNNNNNNNNNNNNNNNNNNNNNNNNNNNNNNNNNNNNNNNNNNNNNNNNNNNNNNNNNNNNNNNNNNNNNNNNNNNNNNNNNNNNNNNNNNNNNNNNNNNNNNNNNNNNNNNNNNNNNNNNNNNNNNNNNNNNNNNNNNNNNNNNNNNNNNNNNNNNNNNNNNNNNNNNNNNNNNNNNNNNNNNNNNNNNNNNNNNNNNNNNNNNNNNNNNNNNNNNNNNNNNNNNNNNNNNNNNNNNNNNNNNNNNNNNNNNNNNNNNNNNNNNNNNNNNNNNNNNNNNNNNNNNNNNNNNNNNNNNNNNNNNNNNNNNNNNNNNNNNNNNNNNNNNNNNNNNNNNNNNNNNNNNNNNNNNNNNNNNNNNNNNNNNNNNNNNNNNNNNNNNNNNNNNNNNNNNNNNNNNNNNNNNNNNNNNNNNNNNNNNNNNNNNNNNNNNNNNNNNNNNNNNNNNNNNNNNNNNNNNNNNNNNNNNNNNNNNNNNNNNNNNNNNNNNNNNNNNNNNNNNNNNNNNNNNNNNNNNNNNNNNNNNNNNNNNNNNNNNNNNNNNNNNNNNNNNNNNNNNNNNNNNNNNNNNNNNNNNNNNNNNNNNNNNNNNNNNNNNNNNNNNNNNNNNNNNNNNNNNNNNNNNNNNNNNNNNNNNNNNNNNNNNNNNNNNNNNNNNNNNNNNNNNNNNNNNNNNNNNNNNNNNNNNNNNNNNNNNNNNNNNNNNNNNNNNNNNNNNNNNNNNNNNNNNNNNNNNNNNNNNNNNNNNNNNNNNNNNNNNNNNNNNNNNNNNNNNNNNNNNNNNNNNNNNNNNNNNNNNNNNNNNNNNNNNNNNNNNNNNNNNNNNNNNNNNNNNNNNNNNNNNNNNNNNNNNNNNNNNNNNNNNNNNNNNNNNNNNNNNNNNNNNNNNNNNNNNNNNNNNNNNNNNNNNNNNNNNNNNNNNNNNNNNNNNNNNNNNNNNNNNNNNNNNNNNNNNNNNNNNNNNNNNNNNNNNNNNNNNNNNNNNNNNNNNNNNNNNNNNNNNNNNNNNNNNNNNNNNNNNNNNNNNNNNNNNNNNNNNNNNNNNNNNNNNNNNNNNNNNNNNNNNNNNNNNNNNNNNNNNNNNNNNNNNNNNNNNNNNNNNNNNNNNNNNNNNNNNNNNNNNNNNNNNNNNNNNNNNNNNNNNNNNNNNNNNNNNNNNNNNNNNNNNNNNNNNNNNNNNNNNNNNNNNNNNNNNNNNNNNNNNNNNNNNNNNNNNNNNNNNNNNNNNNNNNNNNNNNNNNNNNNNNNNNNNNNNNNNNNNNNNNNNNNNNNNNNNNNNNNNNNNNNNNNNNNNNNNNNNNNNNNNNNNNNNNNNNNNNNNNNNNNNNNNNNNNNNNNNNNNNNNNNNNNNNNNNNNNNNNNNNNNNNNNNNNNNNNNNNNNNNNNNNNNNNNNNNNNNNNNNNNNNNNNNNNNNNNNNNNNNNNNNNNNNNNNNNNNNNNNNNNNNNNNNNNNNNNNNNNNNNNNNNNNNNNNNNNNNNNNNNNNNNNNNNNNNNNNNNNNNNNNNNNNNNNNNNNNNNNNNNNNNNNNNNNNNNNNNNNNNNNNNNNNNNNNNNNNNNNNNNNNNNNNNNNNNNNNNNNNNNNNNNNNNNNNNNNNNNNNNNNNNNNNNNNNNNNNNNNNNNNNNNNNNNNNNNNNNNNNNNNNNNNNNNNNNNNNNNNNNNNNNNNNNNNNNNNNNNNNNNNNNNNNNNNNNNNNNNNNNNNNNNNNNNNNNNNNNNNNNNNNNNNNNNNNNNNNNNNNNNNNNNNNNNNNNNNNNNNNNNNNNNNNNNNNNNNNNNNNNNNNNNNNNNNNNNNNNNNNNNNNNNNNNNNNNNNNNNNNNNNNNNNNNNNNNNNNNNNNNNNNNNNNNNNNNNNNNNNNNNNNNNNNNNNNNNNNNNNNNNNNNNNNNNNNNNNNNNNNNNNNNNNNNNNNNNNNN from Poecilia reticulata strain Guanapo linkage group LG6, Guppy_female_1.0+MT, whole genome shotgun sequence includes these protein-coding regions:
- the fam107b gene encoding protein FAM107B isoform X2 produces the protein MAEPDYLEGDCDELIQPKKLINPVKSSRNHQDLHRELIMNQKRGLAPQNKPELQKVLEKRKREQVIKAQKEEQEAHKKRSDLEIELMKRQQKLEQLELEQQKIQEEQENTPEFVKMKGNLRRTKQEAGGEEQAT
- the fam107b gene encoding protein FAM107B isoform X1, giving the protein MATMFRYPVFPHLQDPCGPGRSVMAEPDYLEGDCDELIQPKKLINPVKSSRNHQDLHRELIMNQKRGLAPQNKPELQKVLEKRKREQVIKAQKEEQEAHKKRSDLEIELMKRQQKLEQLELEQQKIQEEQENTPEFVKMKGNLRRTKQEAGGEEQAT